A genomic segment from Candidatus Viadribacter manganicus encodes:
- a CDS encoding YfbR-like 5'-deoxynucleotidase produces the protein MLSGRRLDLLDPSPLDIEIEDIAHGLARVARWNGQTVGTHAFSVAQHSMVVEEICRKIAPEWTKQLRLMALLHDAPEYVIGDMISPFKAALGLDYKAFEAKLEASIHMRFGLPAHPTAAVKATIKRADIICAYFEATQLAGFTEAEAKRFFGAPPRGLKLKLTPKPTSEVQEAFVKRFRSLIDPA, from the coding sequence ATGTTGTCCGGGCGACGGCTAGACCTGCTCGATCCCTCGCCACTCGATATTGAGATCGAGGACATCGCGCATGGCCTTGCGCGTGTCGCTCGCTGGAACGGCCAAACCGTCGGCACGCACGCTTTCTCGGTCGCGCAACATTCGATGGTCGTAGAAGAGATCTGTCGCAAGATCGCGCCGGAATGGACAAAACAACTCCGCCTCATGGCGCTATTGCACGACGCGCCCGAATACGTGATCGGCGATATGATCAGCCCGTTTAAGGCGGCGCTCGGTCTCGATTACAAAGCGTTCGAAGCGAAACTCGAGGCATCTATTCACATGCGCTTCGGCTTGCCCGCCCATCCAACCGCGGCGGTCAAAGCCACCATCAAGCGCGCGGACATCATCTGCGCCTATTTCGAAGCAACCCAGCTCGCTGGCTTCACCGAGGCGGAGGCCAAACGCTTCTTTGGTGCGCCACCGCGTGGTTTAAAGCTCAAATTGACGCCAAAGCCGACAAGTGAAGTGCAGGAAGCCTTCGTGAAACGCTTTCGGTCGCTGATTGATCCGGCCTAA